Proteins encoded by one window of Rutidosis leptorrhynchoides isolate AG116_Rl617_1_P2 chromosome 7, CSIRO_AGI_Rlap_v1, whole genome shotgun sequence:
- the LOC139859004 gene encoding uncharacterized protein yields the protein MNPNNPNSYPDINLVLTIMNTINNRALEDLERLDHLDELSDNEEVELVPRAPRRYLYRDREGRAKALWNHYFSDNCTFPDDYFCRRYRMRKPLFLRVCQAIRQLAYAATTDFFDEYLHMAGEAPPCTFTVNGCTFDKGYYLADGICLEWSTLVKSFRNPIDPKQSKFKKYQESARKDIERAFGILQSRWTIVQHPKRPYYIRKIRRIMLTCVILNNMITEGNSAFCGLEENYRPIRRARGTFQERVDAHMRADAELRDVGIHQLLRDMLVEHVYNLLPHYRIRHDPTRNPNNQDEVGPSHVNDDEDEGEDE from the exons ATGAATCCAAATAACCCAAATTCTTATCCCGATATAAATTTGGTATTAACGATCATGAATACCATAAATAATCGAGCACTTGAAGATCTCGAAAGACTTGATCATCTGGATGAGTTAAGCGATAATGAAGAAGTTGAACTCGTACCAAGAGCACCTAGAAGATATTTATATAGAGATCGTGAAGGCCGCGCAAAAGCTTTATGGAATCATTATTTTTCCGACAATTGTACGTTTCCAGACGATTATTTTTGTAGACGTTATCGAATGCGCAAACCTTTGTTTCTTCGTGTATGTCAAG CCATACGTCAACTAGCGTATGCTGCGACGACCGATTTTTTTGATGAGTATTTGCATATGG CCGGCGAAGCTCCACCGTGCACGTTTACGGTTAACGGTTGTACGTTTGATAAGGGTTATTATTTGGCGGATGGAATTTGCTTGGAATGGTCCACACTAGTTAAGTCGTTCAGAAATCCGATTGATCCAAAACAATCAAAATTCAAGAAGTATCAAGAATCGGCTAGAAAAGATATTGAACGAGCATTTGGAATATTACAAAGTCGATGGACGATTGTTCAACATCCGAAAAGACCATATTATATCCGGAAAATTAGGCGGATTATGTTAACATGTGTGATATTAAACAATATGATAACCGAGGGCAACAGTGCATTTTGTGGACTGGAAGAGAATTATCGTCCGATTCGACGTGCACGAGGAACATTCCAAGAAAGGGTTGACGCGCATATGCGGGCGGACGCAGAATTAAGAGATGTGGGCATTCATCAACTACTACGAGATATGCTTGTAGAACACGTGTATAATCTTCTACCTCATTATCGAATTCGACATGATCCAACAAGAAATCCAAACAATCAAGATGAGGTAGGACCTTCACACGTTAACGATGACGAAGACGAAGGTGAAGACGAATAA